A window of the Lactuca sativa cultivar Salinas chromosome 5, Lsat_Salinas_v11, whole genome shotgun sequence genome harbors these coding sequences:
- the LOC111906625 gene encoding transcription factor bHLH137: MEVSPFHEQHHPFLLDQSLLYPATTGTITDSIGFSDEFQLSHDDHIIPNGAIEMSAHSNQVDICNNLKSSESPMPMVVHGHIHEKTMPTTDSYGMTKNTCNKCRNQNKSNIEQEKNKKLRYSKEGQIGYVYVRARRGEATDSHSLAERVRREKISEKMKALQAIVPGCDKITGKVLMLEEVINYVQSLQNEIQFLSSKLACVNPMYYSASNFDASMLNTHQNMTTNQQHLLSFQEHQMSNVGFENDKEVLWDLEEQIQGFEEPFAIINSSNSFN; this comes from the exons ATGGAAGTTTCCCCATTTCACGAGCAGCACCACCCTTTTCTTCTTGATCAATCCCTGCTTTACCCAGCAACCACCGGCACCATCACCGACTCCATTGGTTTCTCCGATGAGTTCCAGCTATCCCATGACGATCATATTATCCCCAATGGCGCCATTGAAATGAGTGCTCATAGCAACCAAGTCGACATTTGCAACAATTTAAAAAGCTCAGAATCTCCGATGCCAATGGTGGTTCATGGTCACATACATGAGAAGACGATGCCCACAACTGATTCTTAT GGTATGACAAAAAACACTTGCAACAAATGTAGGAATCAAAATAAAAGCAATATTGagcaagaaaaaaacaaaaagttGAGATACTCTAAAGAAGGGCAAATTGGGTATGTTTATGTTAGAGCAAGAAGAGGTGAAGCAACAGATAGCCATAGTCTTGCTGAAAGG GTGAGGAGAGAGAAGATAAGCGAGAAGATGAAGGCATTACAAGCCATTGTTCCAGGTTGTGATAAG ATAACAGGAAAAGTTCTTATGTTGGAGGAAGTTATTAATTATGTTCAGTCTCTACAAAATGAAATTCAG TTCCTTTCTTCGAAGCTTGCTTGTGTAAATCCTATGTATTATTCTGCGTCGAATTTTGATGCATCCATGCTAAACACTCATCAG AATATGACCACCAACCAGCAACATCTGCTTTCATTTCAAGAACACCAGATGTCAAATGTGGGATTCGAG AATGATAAAGAGGTTTTGTGGGATCTAGAAGAACAAATACAAGGATTTGAGGAACCTTTTGCTATTATCAACAGCTCCAATTCATTTAATTAG
- the LOC111906479 gene encoding V-type proton ATPase subunit C — protein MSKVRIKAFMSLESSILKGNKKSNTFIEACSQRYDVILKIWKKFVWDEAKYPTMSPLKEIVDGIHVQVAKIDDDLKVRIAEYNNVRSQLDAINRKQTGSLAVCDLSNLVAPEDLVTSEHLVTLIAVVPKFSQKDWLSSYETLTTYVVPRSSKNLHEDNEYAIYTVTLFVRDADSFRTKARERGFQVFTSWMHFCAVRLFAESILGYGLPPSFLSVVLSPSVKSEKKVGSILETLCSSSNRG, from the exons atgtcaaaagtGAGGATTAAAGCCTTTATGTCATTGGAATCATCCATTCTGAAGGGAAATAAGAAG TCGAATACGTTTATCGAAGCATGTTCTCAAAGATACGATGTCATATTGAAGATTTGGAAAAA ATTTGTGTGGGATGAGGCAAAGTATCCAACCATGTCTCCTCTTAAGGAGATTGTGGATGGTATTCATGTGCAAGTAGCTAAGATAGATGATGATCTTAAG GTACGCATTGCTGAGTATAACAATGTTCGGAGTCAACTCGATGCAATTAACAGAAAGCAGACTGGAAG CTTAGCTGTTTGTGATCTGTCCAATTTAGTGGCACCAGAGGATCTTGTGACTTCAGAACATTTGGTCACTCTCATTGCTGTTGTCCCCAAGTTTTCACAAAAGGATTGGTTGTCAAGTTATGAGACACTGACCACTTATGTG GTCCCCAGATCCTCCAAGAACTTACATGAGGACAATGAGTATGCCATCTATACTGTGACATTATTCGTGCGTGATGCTGACAGTTTTCGAACCAAGGCACGCGAAAGAGGGTTTCAA GTTTTCACTTCCTGGATGCACTTTTGTGCTGTACGTTTGTTTGCTGAGAGCATTTTGGGATACGGATTGCCACCTTCATTTCTG TCTGTTGTGCTGTCACCATCGGTCAAGAGTGAGAAGAAAGTAGGTTCCATCCTTGAAACTCTATGCAGCAGTTCAAACAG AGGATGA